A single genomic interval of Mangifera indica cultivar Alphonso chromosome 5, CATAS_Mindica_2.1, whole genome shotgun sequence harbors:
- the LOC123217286 gene encoding cullin-1 isoform X1 has protein sequence MERKPIDLDRGWDYMKGGITKLKKILEGEPDSPFNSEEYMMLYTTIYNMCTQKPPHDYSQQLYDRYREAFDEYVTSTVLPSLREKHDEFMLRELVRRWANHKVMVRWLSRFFHYLDRYFIARRSLPALNEVGLSCFRDLVYGELKVKAKDAVIALIDKEREGDQIDRSLLKNVLGIYVEIGMGQMERYEKDFEADMLEDSGSYYSRKAAKWILEDSCPEYMLKAEECLKKERDRVSHYLHISSEPKLVEKVQNELLVVFGTQLLEKEQSGCRALLKEDKLDDLSRMYRLYHKIPKGLEPVANVFKQHITAEGTGLVQQAEDAATNQAANTVGIPEQALIRKIIELHDKYMEYVTNCFQNHTLFHKALKEAFEIFCNKTVSGCSSSELLATFCDNILKKGGSEKLSDEAIEETLEKVVKLLAYISDKDLFAEFYRKKLARRLLFDRSANDDHERSILTKLKQQCGGQFTSKMEGMVMDLTLARENQGNFEEYLGNNPVAHPGIDLSVTVLTTGFWPSYKSSDLNLPSEMVKCVEVFKGFYETKTKHRKLTWIYSLGQSHISGKFDQKTIELIVSTYQAATLLLFNASDRLSYSEIMTQLNLTHEDLVRLLHSLSCAKHKILTKEPNTKTISQNDYFEFNSKFTDRMRRIKIPLPPVDERRKIVEDVDKDRRYAIDAAIVRIMKSRKVLGHQQLVSECVEQLSRMFKPDIKAIKKRMEDLIARDYLERDKENPNIFRYLA, from the exons ATGGAGCGCAAGCCTATTGACTTGGATCGAGGATGGGACTATATGAAGGGGGGGATCACAAAACTGAAGAAAATTTTGGAAGGAGAACCTGACTCACCCTTTAACTCTGAGGAATATATGATGCTTTACAC AACCATCTACAATATGTGTACCCAAAAGCCTCCGCATGATTATTCTCAGCAGCTATATGACAGGTACAGAGAAGCATTTGACGAATATGTTACTTCAACG GTATTGCCATCATTGAGAGAGAAGCATGATGAGTTCATGCTGAGGGAGCTTGTGAGAAGATGGGCCAATCATAAAGTTATGGTTAGGTGGCTGTCACGTTTCTTCCATTATCTTGATCGTTATTTTATTGCTCGTCGGTCACTTCCTGCGCTAAATGAAGTTGGACTGTCTTGCTTCCGAGATCTG GTTTATGGAGAATTAAAAGTTAAAGCCAAAGATGCTGTAATTGCTCTT ATTGATAAAGAACGCGAAGGAGATCAGATTGACCGATCGCTTTTGAAAAATGTGTTGGGTATATATGTTGAGATTGGAATGGGACAAATGGAGAGGTatgaaaaagattttgaagCAGACATGCTTGAGGATTCTGGTTCTTACTATTCTCGTAAGGCAGCAAAGTGGATTCTAGAAGATTCATGTCCAGAGTACATGTTAAAG GCTGAGGAATgcttaaagaaagaaagggatAGAGTGTCGCATTACCTTCATATTAGCAGTGAACCAAAATTAGTGGAG AAAGTACAAAATGAGTTGTTGGTGGTTTTTGGTACCCAGTTGCTTGAAAAGGAGCAATCTGGATGTCGTGCCTTGCTTAAAGAAGATAAG CTGGACGACCTTTCTAGGATGTACAGGCTTTACCATAAAATACCTAAAGGCTTGGAACCTGTGGCTAATGTATTTAAACAG CATATTACTGCTGAAGGTACTGGTTTGGTACAGCAGGCTGAAGATGCTGCAACGAATCAG GCTGCAAATACAGTTGGCATACCGGAACAG GCCCTTATCAGAAAAATAATAGAGCTGCATGACAAGTATATGGAATATGTAACCAATTGTTTCCAAAACCACACATTGTTTCACAAG GCACTGAAAGAAGCTTTTGAGATATTCTGCAATAAAACTGTTAGTGGCTGTTCAAGTTCAGAGCTACTGGCAACATTCTGTGATAATATTCTCAAGAAGGGTGGAAGTGAGAAATTGAGTGATGAAGCTATTGAAGAAACACTTGAGAAG GTAGTTAAGTTACTTGCCTATATAAGTGATAAAGATCTTTTTGCTGAATTCTATAG GAAAAAGCTTGCCCGACGACTACTCTTTGATCGGAGTGCTAATGATGATCATGAGAGGAGTATTCTCACAAAGCTAAAGCAACAGTGTGGTGGGCAGTTTACATCAAAGATGGAGGGAATG GTTATGGATTTAACTTTGGCTAGGGAAAATCAAGGAAACTTTGAGGAATATCTTGGTAATAACCCGGTTGCACACCCTGGGATTGATTTATCAGTAACTGTTCTTACCACTGGATTTTGGCCCAGTTATAAGTCCTCTGATCTCAACCTCCCTTCAGAAATG GTCAAATGCGTTGAAGTTTTTAAAGGATTTTATGAGACAAAAACAAAGCATCGAAAACTTACATGGATATACTCATTGGGCCAGAGCCACATCAGTGGCAAGTTTGATCAAAAAACCATTGAACTGATTGTGTCAACATATCAG GCTGCCACTCTGCTGCTGTTTAATGCTTCAGATAGATTGAGCTATTCAGAAATCATGACTCAGCTGAACTTGACTCATGAAGACTTGGTTAGATTACTCCATTCATTGTCATGTGCCAAGCATAAGATTCTTACCAAGGAGCCAAACACAAAAACCATCTCACAAAATGACTACTTTGAGTTCAACTCCAAATTTACAGACAGAATGAGGAGGATAAAG ATTCCTCTGCCACCAGTTGATGAAAGGAGGAAAATTGTGGAAGATGTTGACAAAGATAGACGATATGCTATTGATGCTGCAATTGTGCGCATAATGAAGAGTCGGAAAGTTTTGGGACATCAGCAGTTAGTTTCAGAGTGTGTAGAACAGTTGAGCCGCATGTTCAAG CCTGATATCAAAGCAATCAAGAAGCGGATGGAAGATTTGATCGCAAGAGATTATCTGGAGAGGGACAAAGAAAACCCAAACATATTTAGGTATTTGGCCTAA
- the LOC123217286 gene encoding cullin-1 isoform X2, whose translation MERKPIDLDRGWDYMKGGITKLKKILEGEPDSPFNSEEYMMLYTTIYNMCTQKPPHDYSQQLYDRYREAFDEYVTSTVLPSLREKHDEFMLRELVRRWANHKVMVRWLSRFFHYLDRYFIARRSLPALNEVGLSCFRDLVYGELKVKAKDAVIALIDKEREGDQIDRSLLKNVLGIYVEIGMGQMERYEKDFEADMLEDSGSYYSRKAAKWILEDSCPEYMLKAEECLKKERDRVSHYLHISSEPKLVEKVQNELLVVFGTQLLEKEQSGCRALLKEDKHITAEGTGLVQQAEDAATNQAANTVGIPEQALIRKIIELHDKYMEYVTNCFQNHTLFHKALKEAFEIFCNKTVSGCSSSELLATFCDNILKKGGSEKLSDEAIEETLEKVVKLLAYISDKDLFAEFYRKKLARRLLFDRSANDDHERSILTKLKQQCGGQFTSKMEGMVMDLTLARENQGNFEEYLGNNPVAHPGIDLSVTVLTTGFWPSYKSSDLNLPSEMVKCVEVFKGFYETKTKHRKLTWIYSLGQSHISGKFDQKTIELIVSTYQAATLLLFNASDRLSYSEIMTQLNLTHEDLVRLLHSLSCAKHKILTKEPNTKTISQNDYFEFNSKFTDRMRRIKIPLPPVDERRKIVEDVDKDRRYAIDAAIVRIMKSRKVLGHQQLVSECVEQLSRMFKPDIKAIKKRMEDLIARDYLERDKENPNIFRYLA comes from the exons ATGGAGCGCAAGCCTATTGACTTGGATCGAGGATGGGACTATATGAAGGGGGGGATCACAAAACTGAAGAAAATTTTGGAAGGAGAACCTGACTCACCCTTTAACTCTGAGGAATATATGATGCTTTACAC AACCATCTACAATATGTGTACCCAAAAGCCTCCGCATGATTATTCTCAGCAGCTATATGACAGGTACAGAGAAGCATTTGACGAATATGTTACTTCAACG GTATTGCCATCATTGAGAGAGAAGCATGATGAGTTCATGCTGAGGGAGCTTGTGAGAAGATGGGCCAATCATAAAGTTATGGTTAGGTGGCTGTCACGTTTCTTCCATTATCTTGATCGTTATTTTATTGCTCGTCGGTCACTTCCTGCGCTAAATGAAGTTGGACTGTCTTGCTTCCGAGATCTG GTTTATGGAGAATTAAAAGTTAAAGCCAAAGATGCTGTAATTGCTCTT ATTGATAAAGAACGCGAAGGAGATCAGATTGACCGATCGCTTTTGAAAAATGTGTTGGGTATATATGTTGAGATTGGAATGGGACAAATGGAGAGGTatgaaaaagattttgaagCAGACATGCTTGAGGATTCTGGTTCTTACTATTCTCGTAAGGCAGCAAAGTGGATTCTAGAAGATTCATGTCCAGAGTACATGTTAAAG GCTGAGGAATgcttaaagaaagaaagggatAGAGTGTCGCATTACCTTCATATTAGCAGTGAACCAAAATTAGTGGAG AAAGTACAAAATGAGTTGTTGGTGGTTTTTGGTACCCAGTTGCTTGAAAAGGAGCAATCTGGATGTCGTGCCTTGCTTAAAGAAGATAAG CATATTACTGCTGAAGGTACTGGTTTGGTACAGCAGGCTGAAGATGCTGCAACGAATCAG GCTGCAAATACAGTTGGCATACCGGAACAG GCCCTTATCAGAAAAATAATAGAGCTGCATGACAAGTATATGGAATATGTAACCAATTGTTTCCAAAACCACACATTGTTTCACAAG GCACTGAAAGAAGCTTTTGAGATATTCTGCAATAAAACTGTTAGTGGCTGTTCAAGTTCAGAGCTACTGGCAACATTCTGTGATAATATTCTCAAGAAGGGTGGAAGTGAGAAATTGAGTGATGAAGCTATTGAAGAAACACTTGAGAAG GTAGTTAAGTTACTTGCCTATATAAGTGATAAAGATCTTTTTGCTGAATTCTATAG GAAAAAGCTTGCCCGACGACTACTCTTTGATCGGAGTGCTAATGATGATCATGAGAGGAGTATTCTCACAAAGCTAAAGCAACAGTGTGGTGGGCAGTTTACATCAAAGATGGAGGGAATG GTTATGGATTTAACTTTGGCTAGGGAAAATCAAGGAAACTTTGAGGAATATCTTGGTAATAACCCGGTTGCACACCCTGGGATTGATTTATCAGTAACTGTTCTTACCACTGGATTTTGGCCCAGTTATAAGTCCTCTGATCTCAACCTCCCTTCAGAAATG GTCAAATGCGTTGAAGTTTTTAAAGGATTTTATGAGACAAAAACAAAGCATCGAAAACTTACATGGATATACTCATTGGGCCAGAGCCACATCAGTGGCAAGTTTGATCAAAAAACCATTGAACTGATTGTGTCAACATATCAG GCTGCCACTCTGCTGCTGTTTAATGCTTCAGATAGATTGAGCTATTCAGAAATCATGACTCAGCTGAACTTGACTCATGAAGACTTGGTTAGATTACTCCATTCATTGTCATGTGCCAAGCATAAGATTCTTACCAAGGAGCCAAACACAAAAACCATCTCACAAAATGACTACTTTGAGTTCAACTCCAAATTTACAGACAGAATGAGGAGGATAAAG ATTCCTCTGCCACCAGTTGATGAAAGGAGGAAAATTGTGGAAGATGTTGACAAAGATAGACGATATGCTATTGATGCTGCAATTGTGCGCATAATGAAGAGTCGGAAAGTTTTGGGACATCAGCAGTTAGTTTCAGAGTGTGTAGAACAGTTGAGCCGCATGTTCAAG CCTGATATCAAAGCAATCAAGAAGCGGATGGAAGATTTGATCGCAAGAGATTATCTGGAGAGGGACAAAGAAAACCCAAACATATTTAGGTATTTGGCCTAA